DNA from Rosa rugosa chromosome 6, drRosRugo1.1, whole genome shotgun sequence:
ATTCACCTGGAAATGCGCGCTAGTCAGGCATCGTCCAATCTGTCTAAAGAGTGGCAGCATACACCTCTGGAACTCCGAAGCCGGAGTAGCCTCCAAAACCTCTTCCAACTCTGCAAGAAACAGAACCTCCTTCTGACAATTAGTAACCGGCCAATACTTCAACAACCCTCTGATCACCAATTCCGCAAGATGATAATCCTTATCAACAAACTGTATAATACAATAGGCCAACTGGTGATGATATGCCCAAAACCCCTTGGGTTTATGCAGAGGAATAAGTGCCCTGACCAGGAACAACTTATGCTCCTCTTTCATTGGCAAAGCAAACCCATTTATAATACTCCCCAAAATCTCCAACAACTCCCCAATCCCACAATGCCTCTGCGTCTCGAAAATAAACCTATAGAACACATTGTTCATGGCCTTCCTTATAAACGGTCTGTGCACCATGAACTTGCCATATATCCTATGCAGAAGCGTTTTCAGATAGTCTCGTTCCCTCGGGTCTTCGGAATCGAAGAGCTCCATTAACCTCAGCACAAAGATATGATCAATGAAGCGCTTGGCCAATTTGGCGTCGGTTTCGGAGGAAGCAATGTACCTCAGCAGAAGCTCGTAGACGATTTGGAGGTGCGGCCACGAGGGCTCCGTGTAGGGCTCGTCGTCGTCGCCGAGGTCGGCGGAGTCGGAGGCCGGAGGGAGGCAGCGGAAGAGGTTGACGGAGACCATGCGGATGAAGTCTTCCTGCAATTGAGGGGTGAGGAGTTTGGGGCAGCCGGAGGAGTCGATGAAGTCGACGAGCTCGAGTAGGGTTTGGCGCTTGAGCTCGATTTCGCGGGCCCACTTGCCGGAGTTGGAGAAGTCGCAGAGGAAGGAGCAGAGGCGGAGCTTGCGGAGGAAGAGGGATGCGCGGTCGGAAAAGGCGACGTTTTGGAAGAGGGGGAGGGGTTCCATTGGGTTCGGAGCGGCGGGGGGTTGCGGGTCGGGTTTGGAGTCGGAAGGGTCGTCGGGCTTGGAGGGTTTGCGGTGGCCGCGTTTGATGATTTTGGTGAGCATGGAATGGAAAAACCCTAGAGGGAATCGGAGAGAAGGATGAAGAAAAaagatgggttttttttttagtgggaataggaaaaagagagagacttGGAGATCATTATGAGAGAATATTGCAGAAAatagaggggagagagagagagagttgtggACAGAAATGGAAAGTTTTCGACTTTCTGttcaaaaagttgaagactATTTTTGTAGTAGCTCTCACTCATCTGCAGCAACTGTCAGTTACTTTTACCCTATTCTAAAGCTTGGCTATTTTGAGCACCAAGTAGACTGACATACATAACCAAAAAGAATAGTAATGTCTACTTGGctaatgtaaaaaaaaaaaaaaaaaacagatcacTAAGCAAACTAAGAAGTGGATACTTGGATCAGAATGCCTAGGACTTCACAACTCAAAAGAGCATTATACTAGTTCATTAGATCAAACAGTTGAGCATCCATAACTGCAGACTTCTACTCTGACTCTGTACCTAATGATAGAAGAGTCGGAAGCATATGCTCAGAGTTCTTCACAAAAAGACCAGGATCTGGGTTCAAAAAGATGCAGCAAGATAAATATTAACTACTGTCATCAGATTCAGGGATTAGGGCCCTATTATCTGTGCATTAGAGCAAAAGAAATATATCTACAGGCACTGAACCATTCATTGGTTTactttggaaaatttgaagagTTATCACCACCCTCCGCTGCCACTTCCACCATCTTTCTTACCCCAAGCACTTGCTGATGGCTTGCTCCAAGGATCAGCAGGCTTTGCTTCACCACTAGCTCCGCCACTTCCGCCATCTCCCTTACCCCAAGCACTTGCTGATGGCTTGCTCCATGGATCAGCAGGCTTTGCTTCACCACCAGCTCCGCCACTTCCACCATCTCCCTTACCCCAGGAGCTTCCTGTACCCCAAGTGCTTGCTGCTGGTTTTGCTTCACCACTAGCTCTGCCACTTCCACCATCCCCCTTACCCCAAGAGCTTGCTGCTGGTTTTGCTTCACCACCAGCTCCGCCACTTCCACCATTTGTACCCCAAGAGCTTGCTGCTGGTTTTGCTTCACCACTAGCTCTGCCACTTCCACCATCTGCCTTACCCCAAGAGCTTCCTGTACCCCAAGTGCTTGCTGCTGGTTTTGCTTCATCACCATGTCCGCCACTTCCACCATCCCCCTTACCCCAAGAGCTTGCTGCTGGTTTTGCTTCATCACCATGTCCGCCACTTCCACCATCCCCCTTACCCCAAGAGCTTGCTGCTGGTTTTGCTTCACCACCAGCTCCGCCACTTCCACCATTTGTACCCCAAGAGCTTCCTGTACCCCAAGAGCTTGCTGCTGGTTTTGGTCCACCGCTGCCACTTCCACCTTCTCCAGTACCCCAAGCACGCTTGCTCCATGAATCAGTGGCCTTTGCTCCACCATCTGTGGTACCCCAAGAGCTTGCTGCTGGTTTTGCTCCATCACCGCCACTTCCACCATCTCCAGTACCCCAAGCACGCTTGCTCCATGAATCAGTGGACTTTGCTCCACCACCGAAGTTGCCATAGCTACCACCTCCCTGAGAGCAGTCCCTAGCCATGTGTCCAGACTCACCACACTTGAAACAGTTCCCACTTCCAGCCCCTCTACCACCGCCGCCCTGAGGACACTCCCTAGACATGTGTCCAGACTCACCACACTTGTAACAGTTCCCACCCCCACTCCCTCTACCACCACCGCCGCCCTGAGGGCACTCCCTAGACATGTGTCCAGACTCACCACACTTGTAACAGTTCCCACCTCCAGCCCCTCTACCACCACCGCCGCCCTGAGGGCACTCCCTAGACATGTGTCCAGACTCACCACACTTGTAACAGTTCCCACCTCCAGCCCCTCTACCACCACCGCCGCCCTGAGGGCACTCTCTTGACATATGTCCAGACTCACCGCACTTGAAACAGTTACCACCTCCTGCCCCTCTACCACCACCGCCGCCCTGAGGGCACTCCCTTGACATATGTCCAGATTCACCGCACTTGAAACAGTTACCACCTCCACCCCCTCTACCACCACCTCCGCCCTGAGGGCACTCCCTAGACATGTGTCCAGATTCACCACACTTGTAACAGTTCCCCcctctaccaccaccaccaccaccctgAGGGCACTCCCTAGACATGTGTCCAGACTCACCGCACTTGAAACAATTCCCACCTCCACCCcctctaccaccaccaccaccctgAGGGCACTCCCTAGACATGTGTCCAGACTCACCGCACTTGAAACAGTTCCCACCTCCACTCCCTCTACCACCACCGCCACCCTGAGGACACTCCCTAGACATGTGTCCAGACTCACCACACTTAAAACAGTTCCCACCTCCACCCcctctaccaccaccaccatcgcCACCATAGCCACCACCAGACCCTTGATCCCCACCTTTACTCCAAGAACCTCCAGCAGGCTTATTCCAAGTAGAACCTCCATCTTGTTTATTCCAGGTAGAACCTCCATCTTCCTTGATCCACGAAGCATTTTTATTGTCATCTATACCACTTGGTTTCTTCCAACTGTCTTTAGGATTCTCATTACCCGATATGCCTTGAGCTTTTGCCCAGCCACCTGCATTACCCCAGCTCCCAGTCTGATTCTCTACTGAAGGCGTTGAACTTTTCCACCCTGCATCACCAGTACTTGATCCCTCTTTAGTGCTCCAATCGGCTTGCTTGCCCCATGAGGATCCTCCAGTTTGTTTACTCCAAGAACCTTCAGCTGGCTTATTCCAAGCAGAACCTTTGTCACCACTATCATCTGCAACACTTGGTTTTTGACTACCATTACCGCCCCAGACGGAACCTTGATCCTTGTtatctgctgctgctgcaacaCCCCAGGACGAATTACTAGCAGGTTCTGATGCTTTTTTCCAACTATCTGACGCAGTGCCGTCACATCCAGTCTTAGCACCCCAGCCAGTACCTTGATCCTTCTTATCTATTGCTGCCGCAACACCCCAGGATGAATTACTAGCAGGTTCTGATGCTTTTTTCCAACTATCTGATGCAGTGCCGTCACATCCAGTCTTAGCACCCCAGCCAGTACCTTGATCCTTCTTATCTATTGCTGCCGCAACACCCCAGGATGAACTAGCAGGCGCTGATGCTTTTTGCCAAGTATCCGACGAAGTGCTGTCACCTCCAACTTTAGCGCCCCAAGAGTCACTTTTTCCCCAGCCAGTACCTTGATCCTTGTTATCTACTGCTGCTGCAACACCCCAGGATGAACTGGCAGGTTCTGATGCTTTTTGCAAAGTATCTGACAGACTGCTGTCACCTCCAACTTTAGCGCCCCAAGAGTTGCTTTTTCCCCAGCCAGTAACTTGATCCTTGTTTTCTGCTGCTGCAACACCCCAGGATGAGTTGTTATTTGGAGCCATGTTCCTCTCCCAAGAACTATCCTCTACATCCACAGGTTATGACAGGAAATAAATGAACATCTCCGGACAAGGGTTAAACTTATCATTAAAGGCATTGCCTTTTTGAAACTTGGAGAACTGAAAATTACCTTTTTTAGCACCATTTCCATCAGATTCAAAAGGATTCGCAGAGCTGGACTCAGGCTGAAGCTGGAAGCATCAAAAGACTCGCTGATTAGGTTACAGACCAAATACATACACATATAGATGATTTTGTTTGTTGTAGgtagggagggagggagagagagagaattgtgtcTGATCAAGACTTACCGAATTTCCCGAGGCAGAGAAACTAGGCCAAGCATTCCTGCAAGGAAGTGGTCATTTAATACTTTCAGAGTCGAAGTAATCAAACAAAGTATACAGAACTAGGTCTGGATGGGTATCGCTACACTGAGTAGAGTTGAAGCACTTTTCAAGATGTAGTCATTTGTCTATTTACCAATGTGGCTTTATCCATGAAAAATTGAAGCACTTACCCACAAATGAGACATTCAACATACATGAAGACtaatattaattaaataataagGTTGATTttaaaacatcaaaataaacacacacacaaaatattaaaaaaaatacattgAATTGCTTTGAGATATATCATCTGAATGAGCAGTTGCTGCAACCATTTGTCAAGAACAGTTTTGAATATAATAGAAAGTCAAGTGTTCAAAGGGTATCCCCACAGCCACCAGTAATTTCTTCTACTTACCTACGTAATTAGTGTATGAACATTTGCAAGGCACAAAGAATTTTGCAGGAGTTCCAATAACGAGTGTATTATGTTGGGATCTTAATGTTTTATCATCCAAAACTACTTTATATCATCTAGTTACTTAACTTATGGCGTAGATATTTGAACACAAAAGAATTATGCCTGACTTCGGTTAACAATTCTAAGGAAATATTGAGATCCTTGAGAAAAACTAGTACATCCACATTTCTTATTTAAATCCCAACCAATCAAATATAAGGCATTCAATTACTGATTAATATTGTGCATAAAGATATTGGGTGCATAAAAggtatcaaaaaaaaatattatatatatattgagcgCATTAGTCGACAGGACCAGAATGTTACCTTTCACCAGATGACCCTCCAGCATTCCACCCATCACCCCCGGCTGATGTCCCAGCTCCATCTGTCCAATCTGCAAGTACAACAACCACATCAATTCTCATAAACATACATCTtgaagagtaaaaaaaaaaaaaaattgaatgtgaAAAGGACTAGGAGACAAAGAGACAATATAGCATTCTGAGATTAAACTGTCATTCTGATCCATTCtattagattttgattttattgaGTGGTCGAGATTCACAGTTAGACAGCATAGCATGTCAGACTGTCTTCAAGAAAACAGTGTCCTATAACTAGCTCAAATTGAAATAGCAAATCAGTTGAAGCAGAGAACTTCTTTCCAAGAGATTCACACCTTTAGAGCCTCCTTCAGTTCCAAGTAAATCAAATGGTTTAAGAGAGCTGGACTCCGGATCCTCACTAACAGGAGAAAGATTACATCAGTAAACTTATTGAAAAGACGGTAGGTAACCAACATCTTGATATAAATGATTCATTGAATGTAAGAAGTACCTAAGCATGGCAGCGCTCTTTACACGAACCTCTGTAAGATGCTCAGCTTTAACTGCAGAACGTTGACAAACAAAAAATGATAACAGCAATAGATTCACATTCATTGGATCAATCAACCAAAATACACTTGGCATTAAATTGAGATTGACTAACCTGTAAGAACCCTTTGCTGAGAATCAAGCTTAACTGTAATATCAGAACGGCGTATGGCCAAGACACGACAGAGGTATCCCTTTAATGGACCAACACGAATTCTTAAAGTTTGACCGATTGAGAACATTCCGTCAGTATCGCCCTGATTGACTGCAGCCCAAAAAACTTATCAGCCTGACTCACAAACCTTGATATAACAGTAGAGAACTTACAATACTAAAAACTCATACATACAGTTATTCTCCCTTCCTAGCCAAGGCTTCTTTGGCGATAGAGGGGATTTAGGTGATGATGTGAAATCTTCAAAACCGAAAGCACCCGAATCCCCATCCTGAATGTAGAAAagaatatcatcgttagtatactCATACTAACATAGAATAGACAAAAGACTATTTCCCAATAATTCAAAAGTGCTTCCAACCTTTTCTGGGATAACGTCAATGGAAAGCTTGATTTTCTCACACATTTGAGATTTTGAGCAGAAATAACCACCATTTTCTGTCTCATTCTCATCAAACATGAATATTATGCCTCTGTAGACTTGCTTCACTATTCCTTGCCTATCCTGAAAAGTGAGATAAACCAGTTTTAAGTGTTCCACAGCCTTTAGGAGCACATGTTTCTCAGTAAAAAATTTCTAATATCTATGATACATGATCTCAAATTAGTGCACCTTCAATGGTCCTTCCAAAACTTTAACTGTATCATTCACGCGAATGGGCTTCAGGCGCTGATCTAAAGCTGTAAATTTTACATCAGAAAGTACATTCTTTATCTCATTCTGCTGAACTGTCACAACAGTAGATCCTTCCACACCCTCTTTCAGAATCTAGGAAACATAAAAGAATGTAAGTCAGAATATTAAGTACATGAGCACATTGATCAGAATATGTAATCTGAGCACATTAACTATATTACGTACCTTGTAAGTATCATCTTTCTCAATGCCTAGCACAAGACCAAAATCTTTCTTGCTGCAATAGAAAATATAATAAGTAAATATCATTTAAATATTAATCGGTTCATTGTGAAAACACCAAGGCCACAACAGCTTGTACAGGACTCACCCGAAACAAACAAGATCATACAGCTCATAGAGATTCCCACCACACCCTGAAGAACCTTCTCCTTTCCCAGTAAACCCTGAAGAACCTTCTTTCCCACCTGAAGGACCTTCTCCCTTCCCGTTACCCCTTGATGAACCTTCTCCTTTCCCACCACACCCTGCTGAACCTTCTCCTTTGCCATCCCCTTTATCACTGCCGATGCTCTTCCTTTTCTTATTGTCACCATAAAGCTGTGAAAGCCACTCCAGATCAGCAGATTCATTGTTCTCAGAAGGCTTGAATTTCAGTATCTCCTCTTCTGATGGCATGACACCCCAGCAATTTAATGAATCTAATGGCATTTTTTTGTATAAATATCCATCCTTAAGGAGCAAACCATCAAGACAGAGAAAACGCAATCCGGTATCCTTATCCTTCCTGTCCTGAATGAGAGGGCGGAACTCCCTACAAGTAAAATAAATTAGTGAACCAGAAGCTGGCATCAAATAATGAGCTACCAGAGAAAAATGTTGTGGCGTACTCAAGTTCGCTTGTGCTGATCAATCTCGGTGCTGGAGTAGGCAGTTTCTTTCCAGTAACTCCCCCACCCTATAGAGTAAAAGGAATGAAAATTCTTAAGAACATCTTATTGCAAAGGTGCAAGTCCACAGAAACATGACAGACAATAGATCCAACCAAAAACCAGCAGTAAAGGAAACTAAATTACTGGTTAACTATAAATGGAAGAATGTGTGAATATAAGGTTAAAAATTTGCATTCATAATCTAAACCTACTACCTTAGAACTTGCATTGGTTGATTTCATATTAATCCCATTGAGAAATTACCAATGAACAACACCATTCATAATCCACATCTTACTTTACGTATCAAAATACTGACAGTTTTATTTGCCAATATGTTCTTGTAAGTACCAACAAAATTTTGAAGAGATTATCAAAATGATGGTCAAAACCATcctgaatcttttttttttttttccagagaAACAAGACTTTATTGCTAAGAATTGTAAGAGAGGATACACAGCAGTGGATAAGAAAGAAATCCACACCAAAAGAAATCTCAGGAAAACTAAAAA
Protein-coding regions in this window:
- the LOC133713994 gene encoding serine/threonine protein phosphatase 2A 57 kDa regulatory subunit B' beta isoform-like encodes the protein MLTKIIKRGHRKPSKPDDPSDSKPDPQPPAAPNPMEPLPLFQNVAFSDRASLFLRKLRLCSFLCDFSNSGKWAREIELKRQTLLELVDFIDSSGCPKLLTPQLQEDFIRMVSVNLFRCLPPASDSADLGDDDEPYTEPSWPHLQIVYELLLRYIASSETDAKLAKRFIDHIFVLRLMELFDSEDPRERDYLKTLLHRIYGKFMVHRPFIRKAMNNVFYRFIFETQRHCGIGELLEILGSIINGFALPMKEEHKLFLVRALIPLHKPKGFWAYHHQLAYCIIQFVDKDYHLAELVIRGLLKYWPVTNCQKEVLFLAELEEVLEATPASEFQRCMLPLFRQIGRCLTSAHFQVAQQALYLWNSEHVVNLIAQNRNVILPLLFDALEKNTQGHWNQGIHDLTANVRKIFQEMDSELFEECQEQYVEKVTRARVLEEQRELTWKKIEAVAATAGAEDMVLVN
- the LOC133713992 gene encoding protein RNA-directed DNA methylation 3, which produces MASKEKGKAIATSGSSAGGKRKPGDDDKTGGGSRKRRNPGVLQFFEHSAAEADGSDDDSDLDDFMEEELETEPIVKSEPGKAHNLPFVPKEEDIDGDEFERMMEERYRTGSTYVTYAEDNYENKRSVDGIVLEPSAKDPVIWKVKCAVGRERHSAFCMMQKFVDLRSMGTKLQIISAFAVDHIKGFVFIEADKLCDVQEACKGLCNIFLSRVTPVPKNEAPHLLAPRTRNSEITVGTWARVKSGNYKGDLAQVVAVNEKKKATVKLIPRIDLQAMAAKFGGGVTGKKLPTPAPRLISTSELEEFRPLIQDRKDKDTGLRFLCLDGLLLKDGYLYKKMPLDSLNCWGVMPSEEEILKFKPSENNESADLEWLSQLYGDNKKRKSIGSDKGDGKGEGSAGCGGKGEGSSRGNGKGEGPSGGKEGSSGFTGKGEGSSGCGGNLYELYDLVCFGKKDFGLVLGIEKDDTYKILKEGVEGSTVVTVQQNEIKNVLSDVKFTALDQRLKPIRVNDTVKVLEGPLKDRQGIVKQVYRGIIFMFDENETENGGYFCSKSQMCEKIKLSIDVIPEKDGDSGAFGFEDFTSSPKSPLSPKKPWLGRENNFNQGDTDGMFSIGQTLRIRVGPLKGYLCRVLAIRRSDITVKLDSQQRVLTVKAEHLTEVRVKSAAMLSEDPESSSLKPFDLLGTEGGSKDWTDGAGTSAGGDGWNAGGSSGERNAWPSFSASGNSLQPESSSANPFESDGNGAKKEDSSWERNMAPNNNSSWGVAAAENKDQVTGWGKSNSWGAKVGGDSSLSDTLQKASEPASSSWGVAAAVDNKDQGTGWGKSDSWGAKVGGDSTSSDTWQKASAPASSSWGVAAAIDKKDQGTGWGAKTGCDGTASDSWKKASEPASNSSWGVAAAIDKKDQGTGWGAKTGCDGTASDSWKKASEPASNSSWGVAAAADNKDQGSVWGGNGSQKPSVADDSGDKGSAWNKPAEGSWSKQTGGSSWGKQADWSTKEGSSTGDAGWKSSTPSVENQTGSWGNAGGWAKAQGISGNENPKDSWKKPSGIDDNKNASWIKEDGGSTWNKQDGGSTWNKPAGGSWSKGGDQGSGGGYGGDGGGGRGGGGGNCFKCGESGHMSRECPQGGGGGRGSGGGNCFKCGESGHMSRECPQGGGGGRGGGGGNCFKCGESGHMSRECPQGGGGGGRGGNCYKCGESGHMSRECPQGGGGGRGGGGGNCFKCGESGHMSRECPQGGGGGRGAGGGNCFKCGESGHMSRECPQGGGGGRGAGGGNCYKCGESGHMSRECPQGGGGGRGAGGGNCYKCGESGHMSRECPQGGGGGRGSGGGNCYKCGESGHMSRECPQGGGGRGAGSGNCFKCGESGHMARDCSQGGGSYGNFGGGAKSTDSWSKRAWGTGDGGSGGDGAKPAASSWGTTDGGAKATDSWSKRAWGTGEGGSGSGGPKPAASSWGTGSSWGTNGGSGGAGGEAKPAASSWGKGDGGSGGHGDEAKPAASSWGKGDGGSGGHGDEAKPAASTWGTGSSWGKADGGSGRASGEAKPAASSWGTNGGSGGAGGEAKPAASSWGKGDGGSGRASGEAKPAASTWGTGSSWGKGDGGSGGAGGEAKPADPWSKPSASAWGKGDGGSGGASGEAKPADPWSKPSASAWGKKDGGSGSGGW